In Oryzihumus leptocrescens, the following are encoded in one genomic region:
- the mutM gene encoding bifunctional DNA-formamidopyrimidine glycosylase/DNA-(apurinic or apyrimidinic site) lyase: MPELPEVEVVRRGLADHVVGRRIDSAAFLGARVARRHLPGPVDLAARLTDNTVEAAERRGKYLWLVLTAPDGHRQGLIVHLGMSGQLLVEPADAPREKHLHATFDFHDEGPQLRFVDQRTFGGMALADLVPDPASVPRPWGVPSTITHIAPDPLEPAWDQGAVVARLKARHTGVKRALLDQGLVSGVGNIYADEALWRAQVHGEREAASLTRPALGRLLEHARDVMTEALGEGGTSFDALYVNVNGASGYFDRSLAAYGQEGRPCPRCGTPIRREAFMNRSSYSCPRCQPRPRPRR; this comes from the coding sequence ATGCCTGAGCTCCCCGAGGTCGAGGTCGTCCGCCGCGGCCTGGCCGACCACGTCGTCGGCCGTCGCATCGACTCGGCGGCGTTCCTCGGCGCCCGGGTCGCCCGCCGGCACCTGCCCGGCCCGGTGGACCTCGCCGCCCGGCTCACCGACAACACGGTCGAGGCGGCGGAGCGGCGCGGCAAGTACCTCTGGCTCGTCCTGACTGCCCCCGACGGCCACCGGCAGGGCCTCATCGTCCACCTCGGCATGAGCGGCCAGCTGCTCGTCGAGCCCGCCGATGCCCCGCGTGAGAAGCACCTGCACGCCACCTTCGACTTCCACGACGAGGGCCCCCAGCTGCGCTTCGTCGACCAGCGCACCTTCGGCGGTATGGCGCTCGCGGACCTCGTGCCCGACCCCGCCTCCGTGCCACGCCCCTGGGGCGTGCCCTCCACCATCACGCACATCGCCCCCGACCCGCTCGAGCCGGCCTGGGACCAGGGCGCCGTCGTCGCGCGGCTGAAGGCACGGCATACCGGCGTGAAGCGGGCCCTGCTGGACCAGGGACTCGTCTCCGGGGTGGGCAACATCTATGCCGACGAGGCGCTGTGGCGCGCGCAGGTCCACGGCGAGCGGGAGGCCGCCTCCCTGACCCGCCCCGCGCTGGGCCGGCTGCTCGAGCACGCCCGCGACGTCATGACCGAGGCGCTCGGTGAGGGCGGCACGAGCTTCGACGCGTTGTACGTCAACGTCAACGGCGCCTCCGGCTACTTCGACCGCAGCCTGGCCGCCTACGGGCAGGAGGGCCGGCCGTGCCCGCGCTGCGGCACCCCCATCCGGCGCGAGGCGTTCATGAACCGCTCGTCCTACTCCTGCCCGCGCTGCCAGCCCCGGCCGCGACCCCGTCGCTGA
- the rpmF gene encoding 50S ribosomal protein L32: MAVPKRKTSRSNTRSRRANWKTTATTLTACPQCSAPKQPHIACPSCGTYAGRHYGVAERTEHQG; the protein is encoded by the coding sequence GTGGCTGTCCCGAAGCGGAAGACGTCGCGCTCCAACACCCGTTCGCGTCGCGCGAACTGGAAGACGACGGCGACCACGCTGACCGCGTGCCCGCAGTGCTCTGCCCCCAAGCAGCCGCACATCGCGTGCCCCTCCTGCGGTACCTACGCCGGTCGCCACTACGGCGTCGCGGAGCGCACCGAGCACCAGGGCTGA
- a CDS encoding M3 family metallopeptidase has translation MTTSTPLSALPLPPTDEGWEEWLAQRCDGQLEQARTAVEQLKADPGADAVTVLARWNDASIALGNAFAAASLMSQVHPREAVRTRAEAAEQAAHKLSTDLSLDRALFDILAAVDADALDEGGQRVLRLTLRDFRRSGVDRDEATRERLRALAERETLVGQEFSKNIRDDVRRVHLEPEQLAGMPKDWVDAHPVGEDGRVEVTTDYPDVVPFMSFARDHTARAALRTEFLNRAWPANDGVLKELLALRAEHASLLGYDGWPDYDAEIKMIGRGAAIGEFIDEIAALAGESGRRDVAVLLARLQQDRPGDTTVAGSDAAYYAEVIRRENFDVDAQTVRTYFDFAAVRQGLLDVTGRLFGLDYRRVEDAPVWHEDVAVYDVLLDGEAIGRIHLDLHPREGKYKHAAQFDLQPGIAGRQLAEGVLVCNFPRGLMEHSDVVTLFHEFGHLVHHVLAGRHPWARFSGVATEWDFVEAPSQMLEEWAWDATVLRTFARNAAGEPIPAELVARMKAADDFGKGYLARTQMFYAAVSYRLHREQVEDTTAVVRSLQEHYDLFPYTEGTHFQAAFGHLEGYSSAYYTYMWSLVIAKDLFSAFDKDDLFADTTALRYRDRILAAGGSKDAADLVEDFLGRPYSPEAFRRWLEEAPQA, from the coding sequence GTGACCACCTCGACGCCGCTGTCCGCGCTCCCGTTGCCCCCCACCGACGAGGGCTGGGAGGAGTGGCTGGCGCAACGCTGCGACGGCCAGCTCGAGCAGGCCCGGACCGCGGTCGAGCAGCTCAAGGCCGATCCCGGCGCCGACGCCGTGACGGTCCTGGCCCGCTGGAACGACGCCAGCATCGCCCTCGGCAACGCCTTCGCCGCCGCCAGCCTGATGAGCCAGGTCCACCCGCGCGAGGCGGTGCGCACCCGGGCCGAGGCCGCCGAGCAGGCCGCCCACAAGCTCTCCACCGACCTGAGCCTGGACCGGGCGCTCTTCGACATCCTCGCCGCGGTCGACGCCGACGCCCTCGACGAGGGCGGGCAGCGGGTGCTGCGCCTGACGCTGCGCGACTTCCGCCGCTCCGGCGTCGACCGGGACGAGGCGACCCGGGAGCGGCTGCGTGCCCTGGCCGAGCGGGAGACCCTCGTCGGCCAGGAGTTCTCCAAGAACATCCGCGACGACGTGCGCCGCGTGCACCTGGAGCCCGAACAGCTCGCCGGGATGCCGAAGGACTGGGTGGACGCCCACCCGGTGGGCGAGGACGGCCGGGTCGAGGTCACCACCGACTACCCCGACGTCGTCCCGTTCATGTCCTTCGCCCGGGACCACACGGCCCGCGCCGCGCTGCGCACGGAGTTCCTCAACCGGGCCTGGCCGGCCAACGACGGGGTGCTCAAGGAGCTGCTGGCGCTGCGGGCCGAGCACGCGTCGCTGCTGGGCTACGACGGCTGGCCGGACTACGACGCCGAGATCAAGATGATCGGCCGCGGGGCGGCGATCGGGGAGTTCATCGACGAGATCGCTGCGCTCGCAGGGGAGTCCGGGCGCCGCGACGTCGCGGTGCTGCTCGCCCGGCTGCAGCAGGACCGGCCGGGGGACACCACGGTCGCGGGCTCCGACGCGGCCTACTACGCCGAGGTGATCCGGCGGGAGAACTTCGACGTCGACGCCCAGACCGTGCGCACCTACTTCGACTTCGCCGCGGTCCGCCAGGGCCTGCTCGACGTCACCGGCCGGCTGTTCGGGCTGGACTACCGCCGGGTCGAGGACGCCCCGGTCTGGCACGAGGACGTCGCCGTCTACGACGTGCTGCTCGACGGGGAGGCGATCGGCCGGATCCACCTCGACCTGCACCCGCGGGAGGGCAAGTACAAGCACGCGGCGCAGTTCGACCTGCAGCCCGGCATCGCCGGCCGCCAGCTCGCCGAGGGCGTCCTGGTCTGCAACTTCCCGCGCGGCCTCATGGAGCACTCCGACGTCGTGACGCTGTTCCACGAGTTCGGGCACCTCGTGCACCACGTGCTGGCCGGCCGGCACCCGTGGGCGCGCTTCTCCGGCGTGGCGACCGAGTGGGACTTCGTCGAGGCGCCCTCGCAGATGCTGGAGGAGTGGGCCTGGGACGCCACCGTGCTGCGCACCTTCGCCCGCAACGCCGCCGGGGAGCCCATCCCGGCCGAGCTCGTCGCCCGGATGAAGGCCGCCGACGACTTCGGCAAGGGCTACCTGGCGCGCACGCAGATGTTCTACGCCGCGGTCTCCTACCGGCTGCACCGCGAGCAGGTCGAGGACACCACCGCGGTGGTGCGCTCCCTGCAGGAGCACTACGACCTGTTCCCCTACACCGAGGGCACCCACTTCCAGGCCGCGTTCGGCCACCTCGAGGGCTACTCCTCGGCGTACTACACGTACATGTGGAGCCTGGTCATTGCCAAGGACCTGTTCTCGGCGTTCGACAAGGACGACCTGTTCGCGGACACGACCGCCCTGCGCTACCGCGACCGGATCCTGGCCGCCGGCGGCAGCAAGGACGCCGCGGACCTCGTCGAGGACTTCCTCGGGCGGCCCTACAGCCCTGAGGCCTTCCGCCGCTGGCTGGAGGAGGCCCCGCAGGCATGA
- a CDS encoding YceD family protein, with the protein MDRLDPRQPLVFDTKEVGRRPGSMAKLSRTVEAPADLGSDVIAVQPGQPVELELRMESVMEGVLVTGSARATATGACVRCLDPVSEELDVTFQELFAYADRAQHHHEVASADDDDDELVLVGDLLDLEPVLRDAVVPALPFQPVCREDCPGLCSECGAHLADDPDHHHETLDPRWAALQNLTNSGTEERRN; encoded by the coding sequence ATGGACCGACTCGACCCGCGCCAGCCCCTGGTGTTCGACACCAAGGAGGTCGGCCGCCGACCGGGTTCCATGGCGAAGCTGTCTCGCACCGTCGAGGCCCCGGCAGACCTGGGCAGCGACGTGATCGCGGTGCAGCCCGGCCAGCCGGTCGAGCTGGAGCTGCGCATGGAGTCGGTCATGGAGGGTGTCCTCGTCACTGGTTCGGCCCGAGCCACGGCGACCGGCGCCTGCGTGCGGTGCCTGGATCCGGTCAGCGAAGAGCTGGACGTGACCTTCCAGGAGCTGTTCGCCTACGCCGATCGGGCGCAGCACCACCACGAGGTGGCCTCTGCGGACGACGATGACGACGAGCTCGTGCTCGTGGGCGACCTGCTCGACCTCGAGCCCGTGCTCCGGGACGCAGTGGTGCCTGCCCTGCCGTTCCAGCCGGTGTGCCGGGAGGACTGCCCGGGACTGTGCTCCGAGTGCGGGGCGCATCTCGCGGACGACCCGGACCACCACCACGAGACGCTCGACCCCCGGTGGGCGGCTCTGCAGAACTTGACCAACAGCGGTACCGAAGAGAGAAGGAACTGA
- the rnc gene encoding ribonuclease III, with product MTSSQPPKGDGATQRPVDDLADHLLGVVGAEIDEPLLLRALTHRSYAYENGGLPHNERLEFLGDSVLGLVVTDTLYADHPDLPEGQLAKLRAAVVNMRALADVARTIGLGDYLMLGRGEESTGGRDKASILADTMEAVIGTVYLSAGLEAASTFVHHLLDPLMKSSASLGAGLDWKTSLQELTASTGLGVPEYRVTEEGPDHEKVFTARAVIGEETLGEGVGRSKKEAEQKAAERAWTELSARAEAGRTGRPAAPVDA from the coding sequence GTGACTTCGTCCCAGCCCCCCAAGGGGGACGGCGCGACGCAGCGGCCCGTCGACGACCTCGCTGACCACCTCCTCGGAGTGGTCGGTGCGGAGATCGACGAGCCGCTGCTTCTGCGTGCCCTGACCCACCGGTCCTATGCGTACGAGAACGGTGGCCTGCCCCACAACGAGCGCCTGGAGTTCCTCGGGGACTCCGTGCTCGGGCTCGTCGTCACCGACACGCTCTACGCCGACCACCCCGACCTGCCCGAGGGCCAGCTGGCCAAGCTGCGGGCCGCGGTGGTCAACATGCGTGCCCTGGCTGACGTCGCCCGGACCATCGGGCTGGGTGACTACCTCATGCTCGGGCGCGGTGAGGAGAGCACCGGTGGCCGCGACAAGGCCTCGATCCTCGCCGACACGATGGAGGCGGTCATCGGCACCGTCTACCTCTCCGCCGGGCTCGAGGCGGCCAGCACGTTCGTGCACCACCTGCTCGACCCGCTGATGAAGTCCTCGGCCAGCCTCGGCGCCGGCCTGGACTGGAAGACCAGCCTGCAGGAGCTCACCGCCTCCACCGGCCTCGGCGTGCCCGAGTACCGCGTGACCGAGGAGGGCCCCGACCACGAGAAGGTCTTCACCGCACGGGCCGTCATCGGTGAGGAGACCCTCGGCGAGGGGGTCGGGCGCAGCAAGAAGGAGGCCGAGCAGAAGGCCGCCGAGCGCGCGTGGACCGAGCTGAGTGCCCGCGCCGAGGCCGGGCGCACCGGGCGCCCCGCCGCCCCCGTGGATGCCTGA